A stretch of Paracoccus sp. N5 DNA encodes these proteins:
- a CDS encoding ABC transporter ATP-binding protein gives MTPLLSVRDLRVSFPTRSGTFQAVRGVSFDLGRERLGVVGESGSGKSMTGRAILGLVRPPGKVTAERLELGGESILNLPERRMRKLRGARISMVMQDPKFSLNPVMTIGRQIMESYRLHSGQGGQAARDKALDMLRAVQIRDPERVFDAYPHEISGGMGQRAMIAMMLAPDPEILIADEPTSALDVSVRNEVLRIMDKLVRDRGMGLIFISHDLNLVGQFCDRVLIMYAGRVVEELPARDLHAARHPYTQGLLNSLPRLDRPVPRLSTLQRQDSWRDEEIATPLPGGL, from the coding sequence ATGACCCCGCTGCTCTCCGTCCGCGACCTTCGCGTCAGCTTCCCGACCCGCAGCGGCACCTTCCAGGCGGTGCGCGGCGTCAGCTTCGATCTTGGCCGCGAAAGGCTGGGGGTGGTGGGCGAATCCGGCTCGGGCAAGTCGATGACCGGCCGCGCCATCCTGGGCCTCGTGCGCCCGCCGGGCAAGGTCACGGCCGAGCGGCTGGAGCTGGGCGGCGAAAGCATCCTGAACCTGCCCGAGCGCCGCATGCGCAAGCTGCGCGGCGCCCGCATCAGCATGGTCATGCAGGACCCCAAGTTCAGCCTGAACCCGGTGATGACCATCGGTCGGCAGATCATGGAAAGCTACCGCCTGCACTCCGGCCAGGGCGGGCAGGCGGCGCGCGACAAGGCGCTGGACATGCTGCGCGCTGTGCAGATCCGCGACCCCGAGCGGGTCTTCGACGCCTATCCGCATGAAATCTCGGGCGGCATGGGCCAGAGGGCGATGATCGCCATGATGCTGGCCCCGGACCCCGAGATCCTGATCGCGGACGAGCCGACCTCGGCGCTGGACGTCTCGGTCCGCAACGAGGTCTTGCGCATCATGGACAAGCTGGTGCGCGACCGCGGCATGGGGCTGATCTTCATCAGCCACGACCTGAACCTGGTCGGCCAGTTCTGCGACCGGGTGCTGATCATGTATGCCGGCCGCGTGGTCGAGGAATTGCCCGCCCGCGACCTGCACGCCGCCCGCCACCCCTATACCCAGGGGCTGCTGAACAGCCTGCCGCGCCTCGACCGGCCCGTCCCGCGCCTCTCGACCCTGCAACGCCAGGACAGCTGGCGCGACGAGGAAATCGCCACGCCGCTGCCCGGAGGGCTGTGA
- the nikC gene encoding nickel transporter permease has protein sequence MTETTRAWLLSDAPQTRRQARMGALYQGWLTFRANRLAMLGLVILLALLFVAGFAPWLSPQDPFAQNLADRLKPPSAQHWLGTDALGRDILSRLIHGSRITLFIVGTVALVAPVIGLFVGTVAGFAGGWVDQVLMRITDIFLAFPKLILALAFVAALGPGIGNAVLALAVTSWPPYARLARAETLTIRNADYIAAARLQGAGPLRLLIGHIWPLCVSSLIVRVALDMAGIILSAAGLGFLGLGAQPPMPEWGAMISDGRTYILDFWWVAAMPGLAIFIVSLAFNLLGDGLRDVLDPKGGAE, from the coding sequence ATGACCGAGACGACAAGGGCATGGCTGCTCTCGGACGCGCCGCAGACCCGGCGTCAGGCCCGGATGGGCGCGCTCTACCAAGGCTGGCTGACGTTCCGGGCGAACAGGCTGGCCATGCTGGGGCTGGTGATCCTGCTGGCGCTGTTGTTCGTCGCGGGTTTCGCCCCCTGGCTTTCGCCGCAGGACCCCTTTGCCCAGAACCTGGCCGACCGGTTGAAACCACCCTCGGCGCAGCACTGGCTGGGCACGGATGCGCTGGGGCGGGACATCCTGTCGCGGCTGATCCACGGTTCGCGCATCACGCTCTTCATCGTCGGCACCGTGGCGCTGGTCGCGCCGGTGATCGGGCTTTTCGTCGGCACGGTGGCGGGTTTCGCCGGCGGCTGGGTCGACCAGGTGCTGATGCGGATCACCGACATCTTCCTGGCCTTCCCCAAGCTGATCCTGGCGCTGGCCTTCGTCGCGGCGCTTGGCCCCGGCATCGGCAATGCGGTTCTGGCGCTGGCCGTGACCTCCTGGCCGCCCTATGCGCGGCTGGCGCGGGCCGAGACGCTGACCATCCGCAACGCCGATTACATCGCCGCCGCCCGGCTGCAGGGTGCGGGGCCGCTGCGGCTGCTGATCGGGCATATCTGGCCGCTCTGCGTCAGTTCGCTGATCGTGCGGGTGGCGCTGGACATGGCGGGGATCATCCTCTCCGCCGCCGGGCTCGGCTTCCTCGGGCTTGGCGCACAGCCGCCGATGCCGGAATGGGGCGCGATGATCTCGGACGGACGCACCTATATCCTCGACTTCTGGTGGGTCGCGGCCATGCCCGGCCTGGCGATCTTCATCGTCAGCCTGGCCTTCAACCTCCTGGGCGACGGGTTGCGCGACGTGCTGGACCCGAAGGGAGGCGCCGAATGA
- a CDS encoding ABC transporter permease translates to MRSLAGLLLSLALTLLGLLLVTFIIGRVMPIDPVLKVVGERATQAQYEAARLAMGLDKPLWQQFLVYMGEVLRGDFGRSISTGHPVAQDLRRVFPATFELAALGTLIGVCVGVPLGVVAAARRGGWIDQIARVVALVGYSMPIFWLGLMGLLLFYGILGWVGGPGRQGIVYDGMVPEATGMILVDSLLAGDWGAFRDAFSHIILPASLLGYFSLAYVSRMTRSFMLEQLSAEYITTARVKGLSERRVVWAHAFRNILVPLITVIALSFGSLLEGSVLTEIVFSWPGLGQYITKALLAGDMNAVLGGTVLIGTCFVALNILSDVLYRTLDPRAK, encoded by the coding sequence ATGCGCAGCCTTGCCGGGCTCTTGCTGTCCCTGGCGCTGACGCTGCTGGGCCTGCTGCTCGTCACCTTCATCATCGGCCGGGTCATGCCGATCGACCCGGTGCTGAAGGTGGTGGGCGAACGCGCGACCCAGGCGCAGTATGAGGCCGCCCGGCTTGCCATGGGGCTCGACAAGCCGCTGTGGCAGCAGTTCCTGGTCTATATGGGCGAGGTGCTGCGCGGCGATTTCGGGCGCTCGATCTCGACCGGCCATCCGGTGGCGCAGGACTTGCGGCGGGTGTTTCCCGCCACATTCGAGCTGGCGGCGCTTGGCACGCTGATCGGCGTCTGCGTGGGCGTGCCGCTGGGCGTGGTCGCGGCGGCGCGGCGCGGCGGCTGGATCGACCAGATCGCCCGGGTGGTGGCGCTGGTCGGCTATTCCATGCCGATCTTCTGGCTGGGGCTGATGGGTCTTCTGCTGTTCTACGGCATCCTTGGCTGGGTCGGGGGCCCGGGCCGGCAGGGCATCGTCTATGACGGCATGGTGCCCGAGGCGACGGGGATGATCCTGGTCGACAGCCTGCTTGCCGGCGACTGGGGCGCGTTTCGCGACGCCTTCAGCCATATCATCCTGCCGGCAAGCCTGCTGGGCTATTTCAGCCTGGCCTATGTCAGCCGCATGACCCGCAGCTTCATGCTGGAGCAGCTTTCGGCCGAATACATCACCACCGCCCGGGTCAAGGGCCTGTCCGAGCGGCGGGTGGTCTGGGCGCATGCATTCCGCAACATCCTGGTGCCGCTGATCACGGTGATCGCGCTGAGCTTCGGCTCGCTGCTGGAAGGCTCGGTGCTGACCGAGATCGTGTTCTCCTGGCCGGGGCTCGGCCAATACATCACCAAGGCGCTGCTCGCCGGCGACATGAACGCGGTCTTGGGCGGCACGGTGCTGATCGGCACCTGCTTCGTGGCGCTGAACATCCTCTCCGACGTGCTTTACCGCACCCTTGACCCGAGGGCGAAATGA
- a CDS encoding VIT family protein — protein sequence MTRTAISAHPDDPHYVSRMGWLRASVLGANDGIVSVGALIVGVAAAGPGREAILIAGLAGLVAGAMSMAMGEYVSVSSQSDTERADIARETAALREMPEEELHELAAIYESRGMTPGTALQAAREVTEHDALAAHVRDELGLSEASSANPLQAAAASAATFSTAAAVPLLAAILAPGGAVIAAVLVSVVLALAVLGALGAWAGGAPPGRAVLRVVLGGVFALAVTAGIGKLFGIAV from the coding sequence ATGACCCGCACCGCCATCAGCGCCCATCCCGACGATCCGCATTATGTCAGCCGCATGGGCTGGCTGCGGGCCTCGGTCCTGGGGGCGAATGACGGCATCGTCTCGGTCGGGGCGCTGATCGTGGGCGTGGCCGCCGCGGGTCCGGGGCGCGAGGCGATCCTGATCGCGGGGCTTGCGGGGCTGGTCGCGGGCGCGATGTCGATGGCGATGGGCGAATATGTCTCGGTCAGCTCGCAGTCCGACACCGAGCGCGCCGACATCGCCCGCGAGACCGCCGCGCTGCGCGAGATGCCCGAGGAAGAGCTGCACGAGCTGGCGGCGATCTATGAATCGCGCGGCATGACCCCCGGCACCGCATTGCAGGCGGCGCGCGAGGTGACCGAGCATGATGCCCTGGCCGCCCATGTCCGCGACGAGCTGGGGCTCAGCGAGGCGTCGAGCGCCAATCCGCTGCAGGCGGCGGCGGCTTCGGCCGCGACCTTCAGCACGGCGGCGGCGGTGCCGCTGCTGGCGGCGATCCTGGCGCCGGGGGGCGCCGTCATCGCCGCGGTGCTGGTCTCGGTGGTGCTGGCGCTGGCGGTGCTGGGCGCGCTTGGCGCCTGGGCGGGCGGCGCACCGCCCGGCCGCGCCGTGCTGCGCGTGGTGCTGGGCGGCGTCTTCGCGCTGGCAGTGACCGCCGGCATCGGCAAGCTTTTCGGCATCGCGGTCTAG
- a CDS encoding ABC transporter ATP-binding protein: protein MLTVKDLDVWFGHPPERVDAVRSASFAVARGESFGLVGESGSGKSTILRAITGLIDSWSGRIEVAGETVTGRQRSRAFHKAVQMVFQDPYASLHPRHSVDRVLSETLRLQGMDRIDQRIAALLDSVGLGRGFRFRYPHQLSGGQRQRVAIARALAAEPQLLLLDEPTSALDVSVQAEILNLLADLRRDRGLTYVMVSHDLAVVAHMCDRLAVMRGGEIVEEMTAAALRQGAARSDYARDLLAASRGYAAVQAADS, encoded by the coding sequence ATGCTGACGGTCAAGGATCTGGACGTCTGGTTCGGCCACCCGCCCGAGCGCGTCGATGCCGTGCGCAGCGCCAGCTTCGCGGTGGCGCGGGGCGAAAGCTTCGGCCTCGTCGGCGAATCCGGCTCGGGCAAGTCCACCATCCTGCGCGCCATAACCGGCCTGATCGACTCATGGTCGGGCCGGATCGAGGTCGCGGGCGAAACCGTGACCGGCCGCCAGCGCTCGCGCGCCTTTCACAAGGCGGTGCAGATGGTGTTCCAGGACCCCTATGCCAGCCTGCACCCGCGCCATTCCGTCGACCGGGTGCTGTCCGAGACGCTGCGCCTGCAGGGCATGGACCGCATCGACCAGCGCATCGCCGCGCTTCTGGACAGCGTCGGCCTGGGGCGCGGCTTCCGCTTCCGCTATCCGCATCAGCTGTCGGGCGGCCAGCGCCAGCGCGTCGCCATCGCGCGCGCCCTGGCGGCGGAACCGCAGCTTCTGCTGCTGGACGAGCCGACCTCGGCGCTCGACGTCAGCGTGCAGGCCGAGATCCTGAACCTGCTCGCCGACCTGCGCCGGGACCGCGGGCTGACCTATGTCATGGTCAGCCACGACCTCGCCGTGGTGGCGCATATGTGCGACCGCTTGGCGGTGATGCGCGGCGGCGAAATCGTCGAGGAGATGACCGCCGCCGCGTTGCGCCAGGGCGCCGCGCGCAGCGATTACGCCCGCGACCTGCTGGCCGCGAGCCGAGGCTATGCGGCGGTCCAGGCAGCGGACTCATAA